In one Arachis duranensis cultivar V14167 chromosome 9, aradu.V14167.gnm2.J7QH, whole genome shotgun sequence genomic region, the following are encoded:
- the LOC127741687 gene encoding uncharacterized protein LOC127741687: MSSDGGWFPIYVVRRGCVPSMYRSWQECDQQVKSYQNSEHRGFCDLSEALAWLRSTIAPPARQPTRPVQPVRRKSSRLLEGAFCSIPSSQQVSSRAMVAGSRHCGGGDNSGQQGGYAMRDYNYRVLGRVTEQLNQVNTEEVDRLNERICSLELENKDLRGQVELFGEMLDK; encoded by the exons ATGAGCAGTGATGGTGGTTGGTTTCCAATCTATGTGGTGCGTCGGGGTTGTGTTCCCAGCATGTATAGATCATGGCAGGAGTGTGACCAACAAGTGAAAAGTTACCAGAACAGTGAACATCGTGGCTTTTGTGATTTGTCGGAGGCTCTTGCTTGGTTGCGCAGCACCATAGCTCCTCCCGCCCGTCAGCCAACACGACCTGTTCAACCGGTAAGAAGAAAATCGTCAAGATTGTTAGAAGGGGCCTTCTGTTCTATCCCTTCCTCTCAACAAGTATCTTCGAGAGCAATGGTAGCCGGCAGCCGGCACTGTGGTGGTGGCGATAATTCCGGTCAACAGGGAG GTTATGCTATGCGTGATTACAATTATCGCGTTCTTGGACGTGTCACGGAGCAGTTGAATCAAGTCAACACGGAGGAAGTTGACAGATTGAATGAACGAATTTGTTCATTGGAGCTTGAAAATAAGGATCTTAGGGGACAAGTTGAACTGTTTGGGGAAATGCTAGACAAATAG